One genomic window of Actinoalloteichus hoggarensis includes the following:
- a CDS encoding TRM11 family SAM-dependent methyltransferase, whose protein sequence is MPQTPEFPGDDSPTVPIPRTEIDRIDRRSRRRTARAVNEIPSPHPVPRSGSGSGPVSGSVWLTAQQSPGAQRKGRYIAESTAHPAKMLPAVAAHAIAHYTKPGELVLDPMCGIGTTLVEAAHLGRRAIGLEYEPHWAQVAAANLDLARRTRPDVDAAVFQGDARQLLHALPDEIRGRVALVVTSPPYGPSTHGQVSVVPGGGVHKYHHLYGNTLDRGNLANIGHHRLLSGFTRILTGCAALLRPGGHIAVTLRPWREHAELIDLPAQIQACGTHAGLIPVERCVALLARHDDNGQIIPRGSFFQRDFLRKQRERGLPLHLIAHEDVLIFRTPLTEDDAEQPTVPANPDRTPSSRTPTKLASLQAA, encoded by the coding sequence ATGCCGCAGACCCCTGAGTTCCCCGGCGACGACAGCCCGACCGTGCCGATTCCCCGCACCGAGATCGACCGGATCGACCGACGGTCCCGCCGCCGCACGGCACGTGCGGTGAACGAGATCCCCTCGCCCCATCCGGTCCCGAGATCGGGGTCGGGGTCGGGGCCGGTATCGGGGTCGGTGTGGCTGACCGCGCAGCAGTCGCCCGGCGCTCAACGCAAGGGCCGCTACATCGCCGAGTCCACCGCGCATCCGGCGAAGATGCTCCCGGCGGTCGCCGCCCACGCCATCGCCCACTACACCAAGCCCGGCGAACTCGTCCTGGACCCGATGTGCGGCATCGGCACCACCCTCGTGGAGGCCGCCCACCTCGGCCGTCGAGCGATCGGCCTCGAGTACGAACCGCACTGGGCGCAGGTCGCCGCAGCGAACCTCGACCTCGCCCGCCGCACCCGCCCCGACGTCGACGCCGCGGTGTTCCAGGGCGACGCCCGCCAACTCCTCCACGCCCTCCCCGATGAGATCCGAGGTCGGGTCGCGCTGGTGGTCACCTCGCCGCCCTACGGGCCCTCCACCCACGGGCAGGTCTCCGTCGTCCCCGGCGGCGGCGTCCACAAATACCACCACCTCTACGGCAACACCCTCGACCGAGGGAACCTCGCCAACATCGGCCACCACCGCCTGCTCTCCGGATTCACCCGCATCCTCACCGGCTGCGCCGCCCTGCTCCGCCCCGGCGGGCACATCGCCGTCACCCTCCGGCCCTGGCGCGAACACGCCGAACTGATCGACCTGCCCGCCCAGATCCAGGCCTGCGGCACCCACGCCGGACTCATCCCCGTCGAACGCTGCGTCGCCCTGCTCGCCCGCCACGACGACAACGGCCAGATCATCCCGCGCGGTTCGTTCTTCCAACGGGACTTCCTCCGCAAACAACGCGAACGCGGACTGCCCCTCCACCTCATCGCCCACGAAGACGTCCTCATCTTCCGCACCCCACTGACCGAAGACGACGCCGAACAACCCACCGTGCCCGCCAACCCCGACCGAACCCCGTCCTCCCGGACGCCGACGAAGCTCGCCTCCCTGCAGGCCGCATGA
- a CDS encoding helix-turn-helix domain-containing protein, whose protein sequence is MHTPAEAARLLGVRESWLRRAAGRRQIPSTLLGKHLRFSPENLRDIIASGNRSVRARTSGRSPR, encoded by the coding sequence ATGCACACCCCGGCCGAGGCAGCTCGACTACTCGGAGTCAGAGAAAGCTGGCTACGCCGAGCCGCCGGACGCCGCCAGATTCCATCCACGCTGCTCGGCAAACACCTCCGCTTCTCCCCCGAAAACCTGCGCGACATCATCGCCAGCGGAAATCGGTCAGTCCGAGCCCGCACATCCGGACGTTCCCCGCGTTAA